The bacterium genomic sequence TGTTGACGCCCTGAGAATGGTCGAAGGGAAAGTTTATTGTTTGCGCGTTGCTGTCGCCGATTTTAACGGGCACTCGTCGCACAGGGAAATTTTCATCGTCCCCGCGAAGCCTGAAAAAGTTTTCGCTAACCTCGAACCAGTGGATTCTAACTCGTGCGTTATTAAGCTCGATATTAGTCCCGACAATGTCACTTTGTTCGCCACGAGGTCTCCCGATTCTGGTTTCGTTGCTCTGGCTTCTGATACGGGAAACGCGATTTTTCAGAGAAATTCATGGTTCACTGTGAGAGGGGTGTATTCTCGTCAAATGCTCCCTAATGTTTTCTTCCTTGACCACGCATCTTTGCCCAACATTTATGAATGTTCACTTTTCGTCGACTGTGGACAGCTATTTGCATCCATAACATTTGACCTTCCGCCCACTACCACCCCAAATTTCAGTGTGGATAATATTCCAGCGCAGGGACAAATGATTGACCTCACGCACTGGCTTGTCAGGTTGCCCTCAGAACAGGTAGCAGGGCTTAAATTGCCAGTGTCGATAAATGCCCACTTCGGAATGAGTCTTGCGATGCATTCCTGCAACAGATACGAGACAATAGGAGTTATTGCGCCCGATTCGCAATCGACTTTCAGGCTAAGCTCAACCATGTGGAAAGTTTCGCTTTCCATTCCTTCCGGCGCAGTTCTGGCACCAACGGCTTTGCTGGGATACAAATCAAGATACAGGAGGAATGGCGAGGAAATCACGGTTTTCCACTTTGACCCCCACACGGTATTTCTGTTTAATCCTGCGCTTCTCGTTTTCGAGCCTACATCAAGGAATTCTATGAAATCATCCGAAATGAAGAAGCTTTGCATAGCACGATTGTGGAACGGAGGGTTCTATTATATTCCCACGGAGCACAAAGGGAGAAGAATATCCGCAAAAGTTTCTGCACCGGGAGCTTTCGCTCTGATTAAAGACGATAAACCACCAACGGTTGAGTTGATATCGAGCTCGCAGCTTATTTTCAGGGTGAAGGATAATTTTTCGGGTTTTAAGTGCGAAAATTTGCCTGAGATGTATATTAATGGTAGGTGGGTGCTTTCAGAATACGACTCTGATGAACATACACTTGTACCGGTCCCACTTGAACCCATCGGAAGTGGTAAGCTCAAGGTGAAAATAGTCGCTTCAGATGTCGTCGGGAATAAAACCATTAAACGGTTCGTTATAAACAGGAATGGGAAATGAGGGAGTTTCACATCAAAGTTTTGCTTTTGCTAAGTTTGGTTGCATTCGCGCATGGTCAGCCTAAGTATTGGATTTTTTTCCGGGATAAGTGCCTTTTCACAAAGGCTGATACATTGAGGGCGCTTAAAATGTGCAGAGAGAGTCTTACTGCTCGTTGCGCCCAACGAAGGCTCAGGGTGCGCAGTGAGGAAAACCTTGTTGATTGGTATGATTTGCCAGTATGCGAAAATTATATCAATCGAATAAAAGCGTTGGGAGTTAAGATAGTTCATAAAAGCAGGTGGCTTAATGCTGTTTCTGCAAGGCTCGATTCGGAAATGGTAGAAGCAATTAGTTCACTTCAATTCGTTCGCGACATCGTTCCTGTTGCCAAAGCCAAAATTATTGAGCCGATGGCGCCATTAATTGATACTGCTGATTACGGACTTGCCAGAAGGCAGCTTAGAGCCATGAATGTTCAATATCTCCATCGAGCTGGTGTTTACGGTGATAGCGTTATGGTGCTGATAACGGATACCGGCTTTAATCTTGACCATATTGCCTTCCGCAGCATGGACATTGTGGCGAGTTGGGATTTCGTATCGGGCGACTCCAATGTAGACATTGACATGGGGGACAATCCTAATATCGTAAGCCACGGCTCGTTTTGTTTGTCGCTTTTGGGAGGCTTTTTGGCGGGTAGGTTTTCAGGTGTGGCACCTGAAGCAAAATTCCTGCTCGCCCGAACGGAAGACATTGACCATGAATGGCCTGTTGAGGAGGATAACTGGGTTGCTGCTGTTGAGTGGGCTGAGTCTATTGGTGTCGACATAGTTTCCACATCTCTTGGTTACAGTGACTGGTATTCAGCCGCCGATATGGACGGGGACACACCGCGTATCTCTGCAGCCGCGGACATTGCAGCTTCGCGCGGCGTAACGATTTTTACCGCTGCAGGAAATAGTGGTCCCGGAACTATGACATTGGTTGCTCCCGGTGATGCAGACAGCGTTATTACAGTTGGTGCGTGCATGGTTGATAAGAGATTAGCGGCGTTTTCCTCCAGAGGACCTACTGCTGATGGAAGGATAAAGCCAGATGTTCTTGCTCCCGGCGTAGGCATTTACGGCGCTAACGGCAATACCAACACAGCCTTCAGATATGCCAGCGGAACCTCAATGGCTACTCCCTTGACCGCGGGTGTTGGAGCGTTATTTCTTAGTTTGAGACCATCGCTCACACCTATGGAAATCCTTGAGGCACTGCGGATGACTGCCGATAAAGCTAAGTCTGCTGGCTGTTCGCATGGTTGGGGTGTTGTGGACGCTAAAGCGTTGGTAGCCTATCCTATAAGAGACACGGCATTCGTCCTGTTGGCGAAGGGGTGGAATATTTTTGCACCACCAGTTGATACGCCCATTCCTGCCTCAGTTTTACCTGTTATCCCGCCGGTTTACAGTTACGATTCGGCCTATATGGTTGTGGATACCCTGTATCCAGGACATGGATATTTCCTGCTTTCTCCGGCCGACACTGTATTACCGCTGGTGGGACCGAAAATAACTTCATTAACTATCAAGCTGAGGCGAGGTTGGAATCTTATTGGCGGACTTTCGAGAAAAACATTTATTGTAAACGACTTTGGAGTTGAAAATGTCTCTCAACCGTTTATTTATACATTCGCAGATGGTAAGTACAGGAAGAGCATGACTCTTTCGCCCTCTGAGGGCGGATGGATATTGATAGAGCGTGACAAGGAGTTACATTTAAGGTTTTA encodes the following:
- a CDS encoding S8 family serine peptidase, whose protein sequence is MCRESLTARCAQRRLRVRSEENLVDWYDLPVCENYINRIKALGVKIVHKSRWLNAVSARLDSEMVEAISSLQFVRDIVPVAKAKIIEPMAPLIDTADYGLARRQLRAMNVQYLHRAGVYGDSVMVLITDTGFNLDHIAFRSMDIVASWDFVSGDSNVDIDMGDNPNIVSHGSFCLSLLGGFLAGRFSGVAPEAKFLLARTEDIDHEWPVEEDNWVAAVEWAESIGVDIVSTSLGYSDWYSAADMDGDTPRISAAADIAASRGVTIFTAAGNSGPGTMTLVAPGDADSVITVGACMVDKRLAAFSSRGPTADGRIKPDVLAPGVGIYGANGNTNTAFRYASGTSMATPLTAGVGALFLSLRPSLTPMEILEALRMTADKAKSAGCSHGWGVVDAKALVAYPIRDTAFVLLAKGWNIFAPPVDTPIPASVLPVIPPVYSYDSAYMVVDTLYPGHGYFLLSPADTVLPLVGPKITSLTIKLRRGWNLIGGLSRKTFIVNDFGVENVSQPFIYTFADGKYRKSMTLSPSEGGWILIERDKELHLRF
- a CDS encoding M23 family metallopeptidase, with the protein product MTAKSVQINRIILLLPLLILSSLFADATKYQWVIPGHTTITSSFGEFRHLHFHGGIDVRAAEGVPILAPADGWVSRVSVSPWFYGKALYFSFDDSFTAVFGHLSRFAEPISRKVLRKQYKYRKYCIDLLFKPDELAFKKGDTIGFTGGTGAGKPHLHFELRKNGTTVVNPKVLGYDIYDKISPIIKDVALIPLSGDCWIEEQLLPIVISSSDSIGTIEHPVRFWGKIGVEASFYDLATPESRNRLGAHELELFLDDSLIFRCVYDSFQLRLTRAVGFLYDLEMSEKAGWRFHRFFTISSLPIYQLDGMGSESGVVDALRMVEGKVYCLRVAVADFNGHSSHREIFIVPAKPEKVFANLEPVDSNSCVIKLDISPDNVTLFATRSPDSGFVALASDTGNAIFQRNSWFTVRGVYSRQMLPNVFFLDHASLPNIYECSLFVDCGQLFASITFDLPPTTTPNFSVDNIPAQGQMIDLTHWLVRLPSEQVAGLKLPVSINAHFGMSLAMHSCNRYETIGVIAPDSQSTFRLSSTMWKVSLSIPSGAVLAPTALLGYKSRYRRNGEEITVFHFDPHTVFLFNPALLVFEPTSRNSMKSSEMKKLCIARLWNGGFYYIPTEHKGRRISAKVSAPGAFALIKDDKPPTVELISSSQLIFRVKDNFSGFKCENLPEMYINGRWVLSEYDSDEHTLVPVPLEPIGSGKLKVKIVASDVVGNKTIKRFVINRNGK